GCGATTCAGTTTTCACTGACGCTGAATTGTCGCATCCAGATACAAGAAAAGCAGACGCAACGGAAAACGCAAAGACATATCCAGTTTTCATAAAAGTCCAGTTACATGAATGATTAATGCATTAGCCATCAGGCATATGATGTTATAATAACCCCTAATAACTCTAAGCTTAAGAGTAAATTGCCTTGATCTATTTTCCAACTAAAACTACTGCATACACATACAGTAGATAGACTGCATAGTTTCAAAGACCAACCTGGTGAACTGTCGGGAACTCTGAAACCAACCACATATCGGACTCTTCAAACATATCCTCCAGCATGCGGTTCAGCTTTTCCCGATCGCTTTTGCTGGCATCACTATTTAAGGCGTTTGCTTGCATTGGCTTCACCCTCACTTCGGCATCAGGGAAAATCCGGTGCACCCGCTTCGTCAGCTCGGCCAGGATGATACCTCTGGCCTCTTGGAGCCCATCAACATTTCGCTTGTCATAAACCAGTTCAACAAACATACCGATCCTCTTATAAGTGAAAACTGCCTGTGTTTGATCTGTGTTTGTAAAAATACTACTGTATATGCATACAGTCAATGGGTGAATGAGGGTGCGTTTATGCCTCGTCAACCGGATATTCGTGCTGCTTTTATTGCGGCCATACAGCAAAACCCGAAGGGCTATCTCTGCCTGCATACAGACAAATTCATCGCTGAACTGCAGGAGAGGCACTGGCATTTCAGTCAGACGGATGCAAATTCATGGATTGAGCGATACCAGCCAGACTTCGCCGATAAGACGACAAACGGAAGCGAGAACCGCTACTGGATCTTACGCAACATGGGGAGGATATTCTGATGGGCTTTCCTTCACCGGCAATGGATTACCAGGAACAGCGGTTAACCATAGATCTGCTATGCGGAATTGACGGGAACTGCCGGGTAATAGAGACGTCATGTGGTTGGGCTGTCATTAACGTTGCCCTGAGACCAGAGCAGGGAGATACGCTACTGGTAAGAATGGATAACAGGAATGAGTTTGCAAAGCTTTACGGTTCTGCATTGGTCACTGAAGATGGTGAAGCGATAGAAGGCGACGCACTGGATGGTGTGGAGGTTTTTGGAGTGTTAACGCATAGCCTTAACAGGGTAGGGAACGATGATTGCCCGGCGATTTGATTTGAGCCCAAATTAGGGCTCTTTATCTTCATTCTTTAATCCATGTCTTTCAGCGATTTCTTTATAATTTACTGTTTTATTTAAAAAATCCTGAATGTCAACTCCTGTTGCCATCTTATAATGTAGTTTTAAGAGCGCGATCTGTTCGGTGGCTAAGTTGAACGATTTTTCCTGCAAATCAATTACGGACTTCATAGCTTCAATTTGTTGTTCATAAAGTTTTATGAGGTCTTCATCATTACCTTCCCCCTCTCCAGAATAGCCCTCAAATGATTCTTCAAGGATTTGAACGATTTCAGCATTCATTGAGCGACCATGTGCCTTGGCTTGCTCTTGAATTTTTTCTTTTAAATCAGAAGGCATCCGCACCCCATACGGTGCAATATCACGAACTTTCATAAATAACCCTGTGGATAAGAACCTTCTACACAATGTAGCTACTTCAGGTTTGACATTCTATGCTCACAATGTAATATTTGTGTAGTCATTACACGATGTAGAAAAGGTGAGCGTTATGTGTAAGGTTAGCAACATACCACCAACAGGAATCAGATTCCCAGAATACTTAAAGGAACTACTTAAGGAGGCGGCAAAAAGGGAAGGTAGGTCTGTCAACAATGAAGTGGTTAAGCGCATAGAAAGGAGCCTTAAGGAAGATGGATTTATCAAGGCTTAGAAATAGTGAAACCCCAAAGGCGGCAACCTTTGAGGCTTCTAATTTGTCAGCAACTTACGAGAAACCAACAATGAAGAGTTTAGCAAAAACAACGGCAAATTTCACTATCTTCAATTTCGGTGATAGTACGATCAGAGTAACCGATAAAAGCGGTGAACCTTGGTTTG
This sequence is a window from Enterobacter sp. RHBSTW-00994. Protein-coding genes within it:
- a CDS encoding DinI family protein codes for the protein MFVELVYDKRNVDGLQEARGIILAELTKRVHRIFPDAEVRVKPMQANALNSDASKSDREKLNRMLEDMFEESDMWLVSEFPTVHQVGL
- a CDS encoding Arc family DNA-binding protein; translated protein: MKVRDIAPYGVRMPSDLKEKIQEQAKAHGRSMNAEIVQILEESFEGYSGEGEGNDEDLIKLYEQQIEAMKSVIDLQEKSFNLATEQIALLKLHYKMATGVDIQDFLNKTVNYKEIAERHGLKNEDKEP
- a CDS encoding Arc family DNA-binding protein; this translates as MCKVSNIPPTGIRFPEYLKELLKEAAKREGRSVNNEVVKRIERSLKEDGFIKA